The Streptomyces sp. HUAS MG91 sequence ACTCGTCGAGCTGGGCGATGCGCGCCCGGGACGCGTCGACCTCGCCGGCGCCGACCTTCGCCGTCAGCGCCTGGTAGATGGGCAGCGGGGTCGAGCCGGTGGCCACACCGAGCAACGCGTCGGGCTTGCGCCGCAGCAGCTGGGCCATGGCCTCGGCGATCAGCTCGCCACCTGCCTTGGCGTCCGGAACGATCACAACTTCCACGAAGGGCCTGCCGATCTGGTCAGAGGGAACTCGGAGAACCGGAGTTCATGTGGTATAGACCAATCTAGCAGAGCGGGGCCCTGCTGGTCAGGCCCTCCACGGACCCACTCCGACCATGCTCGGCGCTGCGCCGTGGGACGGCACCTCGAAGGGGTCCGTCCTGCTGGACCGCACCCGGCGGGCTTCGGACTTGCAGCACTCGGCGGGCTTCGGGCTTGCCGCACTCGGCGGTCTTCGGACTTGCCCGGCCCCGGACCTGTCGGACCCCGCTTCGCTGGGCGCCGCGCGCCGTGGGCGGCCACAGTGGAAGGTGCCCGGCCGTGCCGACCCCTCCGAGGTGACCCGTATGACCGCCACGCCCGAACAGGAACGGCCCGGCCGGATCATGGCCCGCGAGATCCGTGAGCAGCCCGACGTCCTGCGCCGCCTCCTCGGCACCGGCGCCGAGCGCATCCAGGAGGTCGCCCGCCAGGTCGCCGCCCGATCCCCCCGCTTCGTCCTCCTCACCGCCCGCGGCACCTCGGACAACGCCGCCCTCTACGCCAAGTACCTCCTGGAGATCCGGCTCGGCCTGCCCTGCGGTCTCGCCTCCATGTCCACCACGACGGCCTACGGCGCCCGGCCGGATCTGCGCGACGTCCTCGTCATCACGGTCAGCCAGTCGGGCGGCTCACCCGATCTCGTCGCCTCGACGAAGGCGGCCCGCGAGGCCGGCGCGATCACCCTCGCCGTGACCAACAACCCGGACTCGCCGCTCGCCGCGGTCTCCGAGCACCACATCGACATCATGGCCAGGCCGGAGAAGGCGCTGCCCGCGACGAAGACGTACACCGCGTCCCTGCTCGCGCTCTACCTCTTCGTGGAGGGGCTGCGCGGTGCCGACGGCTCGGCCGTCGCCGCCGTCCTGCCCGATCTCGCCGCCGAACTGCTCACCCGGCAGGACGAGGTCCGCGTCCTCGCCTCCCGCTACCGCTTCGCCGAACGCATGGTGATCACCTCCCGTGGCTATGGCTACCCGACCGCCAAAGAGGCGGCCCTCAAACTGATGGAGACCAGCTACATCCCCGCCCTCTCCTACTCCGGCGCCGATCTGCTGCACGGCCCGCTCGCCATGGTCGACAACATCTCCCCGGTCATCGCCGTGGTCACCGACGGCCGGGGCGGGGTCGCCCTCCAGCCCGTCCTCGACCGGCTGCGCGGCCGCGGCGCCGATCTGATGGTCGTCGGCCCCGAGGCCCAGGTCGCCCGGGCCTCCGCGGGCTTCGTGCTGCCCACGGCCGG is a genomic window containing:
- a CDS encoding SIS domain-containing protein — translated: MTATPEQERPGRIMAREIREQPDVLRRLLGTGAERIQEVARQVAARSPRFVLLTARGTSDNAALYAKYLLEIRLGLPCGLASMSTTTAYGARPDLRDVLVITVSQSGGSPDLVASTKAAREAGAITLAVTNNPDSPLAAVSEHHIDIMARPEKALPATKTYTASLLALYLFVEGLRGADGSAVAAVLPDLAAELLTRQDEVRVLASRYRFAERMVITSRGYGYPTAKEAALKLMETSYIPALSYSGADLLHGPLAMVDNISPVIAVVTDGRGGVALQPVLDRLRGRGADLMVVGPEAQVARASAGFVLPTAGVAEEVQPVLEILPLQLLAYEVTIARGQDPDAPRALAKVTETR